In the bacterium genome, one interval contains:
- the acs gene encoding acetate--CoA ligase: MSSDTTLKTKYPVPEAYKTRPAHINSRAEYDKLYKESIEDNDGFWARMAEQQVTWIKKWDKVQDWKYSKDEVYVKWFIGGKLNISYNCLDRHLATRGNQTAILWEGNEPTEDRKLTYKELHEMVCRFANVLKAKGVKKGDRVSLYLPMIPELAAAMLACARIGAVHSVVFGGFSATALTDRIQDCDSNLLVTCDGYFRGAKLIDQKAQADAAVANCPTIKTVVVVERVGKAHITPTMVAGRDCWWHDELAKASAECECEAMDAEDPLFILYTSGSTGKPKGVVHTTGGYLVYTSLTHKLIFDYHDGDVYFCAADIGWVTGHSYIVYGPLCNGAITTMFEGVPNYPDAGRYWDIVGKHKLTVLYTAPTAIRAIAAQGDHHVTSRLGKLDSLRLLGTVGEPINPEAWKWYFELPGRSKCPIVDTWWQTETGGILITGLPGAIDMKPGKATTPFFGVEPVIVDPEKGFELKGEASGALCIRRPWPGQMRGVYGDTDRFRTTYFVQYDGYYFTGDGANRDADGDYQITGRIDDVINVSGHRMGTAEVESALVLHPKVAEAAVVGFPHEIKGQGIYAYVTLNAGVEPTPELKKELITLVRKEIGGIGTPDFIQWAPGLPKTRSGKIMRRILRKIAANEVDGGFGDTSTLLDPSVVDSLVVTRENKG, encoded by the coding sequence ATGTCGAGTGATACCACCCTCAAGACCAAATACCCCGTTCCCGAAGCTTACAAGACCCGCCCGGCGCATATCAACAGCCGCGCAGAGTATGACAAGCTCTACAAAGAGTCGATTGAGGACAACGACGGCTTCTGGGCGCGCATGGCCGAGCAGCAGGTGACCTGGATAAAGAAATGGGACAAGGTTCAGGACTGGAAGTACTCCAAGGATGAAGTCTACGTTAAGTGGTTCATCGGCGGAAAGCTCAACATCTCCTACAACTGTCTCGATCGCCACCTTGCCACCCGCGGCAACCAGACCGCCATCCTCTGGGAGGGCAACGAGCCCACCGAAGACCGCAAGCTCACCTACAAAGAACTTCACGAGATGGTCTGCCGTTTCGCGAACGTGCTCAAGGCCAAGGGCGTCAAGAAGGGCGACCGCGTCTCCCTCTACCTCCCGATGATCCCCGAGCTGGCCGCGGCGATGCTGGCCTGCGCCCGCATCGGCGCCGTTCATTCGGTCGTCTTCGGCGGCTTTTCCGCCACGGCGCTCACCGACCGCATACAGGACTGCGACAGTAACCTCCTGGTCACCTGCGACGGTTACTTCCGCGGCGCCAAGCTGATCGACCAGAAAGCCCAGGCCGACGCCGCCGTCGCCAACTGCCCCACCATCAAGACGGTGGTCGTGGTCGAGCGCGTTGGCAAGGCCCACATCACTCCCACCATGGTCGCCGGACGCGACTGCTGGTGGCACGACGAACTCGCCAAGGCCAGCGCCGAGTGCGAATGCGAAGCGATGGACGCGGAAGACCCGCTCTTCATCCTCTACACCTCCGGCTCCACCGGCAAGCCCAAGGGCGTCGTGCATACCACCGGCGGCTACCTGGTCTACACCTCGCTCACCCACAAGCTCATCTTCGACTATCATGACGGAGACGTATACTTCTGCGCGGCCGACATCGGCTGGGTCACCGGCCACAGCTACATCGTCTACGGCCCGCTCTGCAACGGCGCCATCACCACGATGTTCGAGGGCGTTCCGAACTACCCCGACGCAGGCCGTTACTGGGACATCGTCGGGAAACACAAGCTCACCGTCCTCTACACCGCCCCCACCGCGATCCGCGCCATCGCCGCGCAGGGCGACCACCACGTCACCTCTCGCCTCGGCAAGCTCGATTCGCTCCGCCTGCTGGGCACCGTCGGCGAGCCGATCAACCCCGAGGCGTGGAAGTGGTACTTCGAGCTTCCCGGCCGCTCCAAATGCCCCATCGTCGACACCTGGTGGCAGACCGAGACCGGCGGCATCCTGATCACCGGCCTCCCCGGCGCGATCGACATGAAGCCCGGCAAGGCCACCACCCCCTTCTTCGGCGTCGAGCCCGTCATCGTCGACCCCGAAAAGGGCTTCGAGCTCAAGGGCGAGGCCTCCGGCGCTCTTTGCATCCGCCGTCCGTGGCCGGGCCAGATGCGCGGCGTTTACGGCGATACCGACCGCTTCCGCACCACCTACTTCGTCCAGTACGACGGCTACTACTTCACCGGTGACGGCGCCAACCGCGACGCCGACGGCGACTACCAGATCACCGGCCGCATCGACGACGTCATCAACGTCTCCGGTCACCGCATGGGCACCGCCGAGGTCGAATCCGCCCTCGTGCTCCACCCGAAGGTCGCCGAGGCGGCTGTCGTCGGCTTCCCGCACGAAATCAAGGGCCAGGGCATCTACGCCTACGTCACCCTTAACGCCGGCGTGGAACCCACCCCCGAGCTGAAGAAAGAACTGATCACCCTTGTCAGGAAGGAAATCGGCGGCATCGGAACTCCCGACTTCATTCAGTGGGCCCCCGGCCTTCCGAAGACCCGCTCCGGCAAGATCATGCGCAGAATTCTCCGCAAAATCGCCGCGAACGAAGTCGATGGCGGCTTCGGCGACACCTCCACGCTCCTCGACCCCTCGGTCGTCGATTCGCTGGTCGTGACTCGCGAAAACAAAGGCTGA